A portion of the Leifsonia sp. EB41 genome contains these proteins:
- a CDS encoding threonine/serine exporter ThrE family protein: MDLGGVWRNLVRRWREPKVIESSTSNDPSTTQAFLMGLGSALLSVGVATTDIQRTLRSVGNALGHPGMSIIVLPTVMIVSLPGTESRGLQAVTPVASEVRFDRAADVYRLVLAAENGELSAEEGITSLEESLARPPRFAPVVRVVGHGVAAAGVALVLLGAQLDSMLGAFVLGALVGAAKLTVRPGSFGATILPVFLSFVAALLVFTAAEAHIIAIPLQVLVPAMVTLLPGAALTTGIQELASGDMVSGSSRLVYGLTQLGLLASGIVAALSITGLSPSTALFAPEPGFGVFEPWVGVVLLATGFYLYYCGPSRSIFYLAFTLLIAYAAQVLTAQVLPAVFGGFVGAFALTVVAYLLQALPGAPPAVVCFLPAFWLLVPGAAGLIGLTQRVLGLALDSLSLFTILGSIVAIALGVVTGTAFYRQIYRVAPSRWGLRFG, from the coding sequence GTGGACCTCGGGGGAGTTTGGCGCAACCTGGTCCGTCGCTGGCGCGAGCCGAAAGTAATCGAGTCGAGCACGAGCAACGACCCCTCGACGACGCAGGCTTTTCTGATGGGGCTCGGGAGTGCGCTGCTCTCGGTCGGAGTCGCCACCACCGATATTCAGCGCACGCTCCGGTCTGTGGGGAACGCGCTCGGCCATCCGGGGATGTCGATCATCGTGTTGCCGACGGTGATGATCGTCTCGTTGCCGGGCACCGAGAGCCGCGGCCTGCAGGCGGTTACTCCGGTTGCCAGTGAGGTCCGGTTCGACCGTGCCGCCGACGTGTATCGGCTCGTTCTTGCGGCTGAAAATGGTGAGTTGTCCGCGGAAGAGGGGATCACGAGCCTCGAGGAATCGCTCGCACGCCCGCCGCGTTTCGCGCCGGTGGTGCGCGTCGTCGGTCACGGGGTCGCCGCGGCCGGGGTGGCGTTGGTGCTTCTCGGTGCTCAGTTGGACAGCATGCTCGGGGCGTTCGTCCTCGGAGCTCTGGTCGGCGCCGCCAAGTTGACGGTCCGGCCCGGTTCGTTCGGTGCGACGATCCTGCCGGTGTTCCTGTCCTTCGTCGCGGCCCTTCTCGTGTTCACGGCCGCTGAAGCGCACATCATCGCGATTCCGCTTCAGGTGCTCGTCCCCGCGATGGTGACCCTGCTGCCGGGTGCTGCGCTGACGACGGGTATTCAGGAGCTCGCCTCAGGCGACATGGTTTCTGGCTCGAGTCGCCTGGTGTACGGCCTGACGCAGCTCGGTCTCCTCGCGTCGGGGATCGTCGCCGCGCTGAGTATCACTGGGCTCTCGCCCTCGACGGCGCTTTTCGCCCCTGAGCCCGGATTCGGGGTATTCGAGCCGTGGGTCGGCGTCGTCCTTCTTGCCACAGGGTTCTACCTGTACTACTGCGGCCCCAGCCGGTCGATCTTCTACCTGGCCTTCACGCTGCTCATCGCGTACGCGGCGCAGGTGCTGACCGCCCAGGTCCTTCCGGCGGTGTTCGGCGGCTTCGTAGGTGCATTCGCCCTCACGGTGGTGGCGTACCTTTTGCAAGCCCTCCCTGGGGCGCCGCCTGCCGTGGTGTGCTTCCTTCCGGCCTTCTGGCTCCTGGTCCCGGGAGCAGCGGGGTTGATCGGTCTCACGCAGCGTGTGCTCGGGTTGGCCCTCGACTCGCTGAGTCTGTTCACCATCCTCGGCTCGATCGTGGCCATCGCGCTTGGTGTTGTAACTGGCACGGCGTTCTACCGTCAGATCTACCGCGTTGCCCCATCCCGATGGGGTTTGCGGTTCGGCTGA
- a CDS encoding tyrosine-type recombinase/integrase: MGSITPYDTTSGRRWRVRYRTPEHVQTDKRGFTTKRDAELYLANIEISKATGAFVSASAARVTVGELASEWLANKKQSMKPSSYHSIAVSWRVYVGPRWATTPVGAIRASAVEQWIRQLGQGTAITHKSDGKTIPVTQARPRSATVVLRALGVLAGVLDMALKDGRVPKNVARRTEGAPRKVSNKPRRYLSHAEVARFASAASTPTQRTLIVLLAYCGLRWGEAVGLQVRDLNMLRRRLQISRTATEVDGKILVGAPKSWEKRAVPFPAVLAEPLAQLCEGKAPDDLVFADRFGQFLRRPKTSAGTSSWFLDALIASDIERLTPHDLRHTAASLAVSSGANVKAVQRMLGHKSAAMTLDTYADLFEDDLDEVAERLDEGARRANLADVWALN; this comes from the coding sequence ATGGGAAGCATCACTCCGTACGACACAACATCCGGGCGGCGCTGGCGTGTCCGGTACCGGACACCGGAGCACGTTCAGACGGACAAGCGGGGGTTCACCACCAAGCGCGATGCCGAGCTCTACCTCGCCAACATAGAAATCTCGAAAGCAACTGGGGCGTTCGTGTCCGCATCTGCGGCGCGCGTCACAGTCGGCGAACTGGCTAGCGAGTGGCTAGCCAATAAGAAGCAATCGATGAAGCCCTCGAGCTATCACTCGATCGCGGTCTCCTGGCGCGTCTACGTTGGCCCGCGTTGGGCAACGACTCCAGTCGGGGCGATCCGCGCCAGCGCCGTCGAGCAGTGGATCCGTCAGCTCGGCCAAGGAACGGCCATCACTCACAAGAGCGACGGAAAGACCATCCCTGTGACACAGGCCCGACCGCGATCAGCGACGGTAGTCCTCCGCGCCCTTGGTGTCCTCGCTGGCGTCCTCGACATGGCCCTCAAAGACGGGCGAGTACCCAAGAACGTTGCCCGGCGCACCGAGGGCGCGCCCCGCAAGGTGTCGAACAAGCCACGTCGCTATCTCAGCCACGCCGAGGTCGCCCGTTTCGCCTCCGCCGCCTCTACCCCGACGCAACGGACATTGATCGTCCTGCTCGCCTACTGTGGGCTGCGATGGGGAGAAGCCGTCGGGCTACAAGTTCGCGACCTGAACATGCTGCGCCGCCGCCTGCAGATTAGCCGAACAGCCACCGAAGTCGACGGCAAGATCCTCGTCGGCGCACCCAAGTCGTGGGAGAAGCGTGCTGTGCCATTCCCGGCCGTCCTCGCCGAACCGCTCGCCCAACTCTGCGAGGGCAAGGCGCCGGACGACCTCGTCTTCGCCGATCGGTTCGGACAATTCCTACGCAGACCAAAGACCAGCGCCGGTACGTCGTCATGGTTCCTCGACGCTCTCATCGCGTCTGATATCGAACGGCTCACCCCGCACGACCTCCGGCACACGGCAGCCAGCCTCGCAGTCAGCTCCGGAGCGAACGTCAAGGCCGTACAGCGGATGCTCGGCCACAAGTCGGCCGCGATGACGCTCGACACATACGCGGACCTGTTTGAAGACGACCTCGACGAGGTGGCTGAGCGCCTCGACGAAGGTGCACGCCGAGCCAACCTCGCCGACGTGTGGGCGCTCAACTGA
- a CDS encoding APC family permease, whose protein sequence is MSAADADASRSFAAAASKSQSRVWITWVALALMTTSSVASLRPAPTMAVYGLASVFLYLVPAILFLLPTSLVSAELASGWKGGVYNWVSTGISKPMGFLAVWCQFAMTIFYYPSLLGFVASTLAYVINPDLASNGVWTALVIMVCYWSGVFISSRGTKGVAGLASGGLIIGTLIPGALLIFLGAVFLGQGHPSAAPMTAANLLPQWAGIASLVLIVNNFLSYSGMEMNAVHVSSLRNPAKEFPRAMFLAMGLVLLIFILPALAISWIVPADQLSLTAGVMQAFDAIFAQFGVQWLTPIIGIMLVAASLGGMLTWLAGPSKGLLLISRQEGYLPPFLQKLNKNGVQQNLLVTQGLVTTVIALGYALIPSVSSAYWIFSVITTQVYLIMYLLMFIAAARLRRTQADHPRGFHAPILITLCVVGFLASFAALLVGFIPPSQFASGNAGVYILIVAGGALGLGLLVPFLFYRLRKPSWKLDTAESEVSEQ, encoded by the coding sequence GTGAGCGCCGCCGACGCCGACGCGAGCCGGTCCTTCGCAGCCGCGGCTTCGAAGTCGCAGTCCCGGGTGTGGATCACCTGGGTGGCCCTGGCCCTGATGACGACCAGTTCGGTGGCCAGCCTCCGGCCCGCGCCGACGATGGCCGTCTACGGCTTGGCATCCGTGTTCCTCTACCTGGTTCCGGCCATCCTGTTCCTGCTGCCGACCTCGCTGGTGTCGGCGGAGCTGGCCTCGGGATGGAAGGGCGGCGTCTACAACTGGGTGTCGACCGGGATCTCCAAGCCGATGGGATTCCTGGCGGTGTGGTGCCAGTTCGCGATGACGATCTTCTATTACCCGAGCCTTCTCGGGTTCGTTGCGAGCACCCTCGCCTATGTCATCAATCCTGACTTGGCCAGCAACGGGGTCTGGACCGCTTTGGTGATCATGGTCTGCTATTGGTCCGGGGTGTTCATCTCCAGCCGAGGCACCAAGGGTGTCGCAGGGCTGGCGAGCGGCGGCCTGATCATCGGCACCCTCATCCCGGGTGCCTTGCTGATCTTCCTCGGGGCGGTCTTTCTCGGGCAGGGCCACCCGTCGGCGGCGCCGATGACGGCGGCGAACCTACTGCCGCAGTGGGCCGGAATCGCGAGCCTGGTGCTGATCGTGAACAACTTCCTCTCCTACAGCGGCATGGAGATGAACGCCGTCCATGTGTCCTCGCTCCGTAATCCGGCGAAGGAGTTCCCGCGTGCGATGTTCCTCGCGATGGGGCTGGTGCTGTTGATCTTCATCCTGCCGGCGCTGGCGATCAGCTGGATCGTCCCGGCAGACCAGCTGTCGTTGACGGCCGGCGTGATGCAGGCCTTCGACGCGATCTTCGCCCAGTTCGGAGTGCAATGGCTGACGCCGATCATCGGCATCATGCTCGTCGCGGCCTCGCTCGGCGGCATGCTCACCTGGCTGGCCGGCCCGTCGAAGGGCCTGCTGCTGATCTCACGTCAGGAGGGCTACCTGCCCCCGTTCCTGCAGAAGCTGAACAAGAACGGCGTGCAGCAGAACCTCCTGGTCACCCAAGGACTGGTTACGACCGTGATCGCACTCGGCTACGCCCTCATCCCGAGCGTGTCGAGCGCGTATTGGATCTTCTCGGTGATCACTACCCAGGTGTACCTGATCATGTACCTGCTGATGTTCATCGCCGCCGCACGATTGCGGAGGACACAGGCGGATCACCCTCGCGGTTTCCATGCCCCGATCTTGATCACTCTCTGCGTGGTCGGCTTTCTCGCGTCGTTCGCAGCACTGCTTGTGGGATTCATTCCGCCGTCCCAATTCGCCAGCGGCAACGCCGGCGTGTACATCCTCATCGTGGCGGGAGGAGCACTTGGGCTTGGGCTGCTCGTGCCGTTCCTGTTCTACCGCCTGCGCAAGCCCTCCTGGAAGCTCGATACCGCCGAGTCGGAGGTGAGTGAGCAATGA